DNA sequence from the Bombus huntii isolate Logan2020A chromosome 7, iyBomHunt1.1, whole genome shotgun sequence genome:
tataatgtaaatatgtcttataatataaatatgaatgaaATGCGTATTATATTAAAgacaatgaaaaaaatatttatatatatgtatttcatgACTAGAACAAATGAATGTATACAaacattatatacataaacaATCGCTCACATAATAAAAAACATtgctaatatttttttcatgttatattagataaatataaaaaattcgttgttaaaatattttgcctggatataattttaaatacattgtatcatattttttaataatggTCCCATATTATTACCtgtacaattaaaaatattgcttTTATGTTACTTGCCTAGGAATATTAATTACTGTTAtcttatttataaaatgtgaATGCTCTGGAGCTGTATATGGACGATTATTTTTTGATCTAACTGCACGTGAATATGTATCTAGTGTTACTGGATTTAATATCGGTGGAAGTGTCTGAACATTCTGTTGAGATTCTAGAGTGTTTTGAGTAAATTTAACAGTTTCTGACATATCCTTAATTTCAGTGACAGATTCCTCAGTAGTCAGTGGTGCAGTCTTATTTCTATAtgtaaacattttctttaGCTTTTTTCCATTTGCTACTATACCTGTATAAATGTGGTTTATAAATGTACTATagtatttacattattttatatttaaatagtacATACCATTTTGAGAAACACTTGGTGCTTGAGCATCTTcctaaaattataatataacaagTAAAATAGAAGCATAGtctaacaaacaaacaaacaaacaaacagaataatttttaataatattacccTTTTTAAAACTAGTTCTTTGATTGGCTTAAAGGGATTGGAATGGACTGATAGTCTTGATGGTGAATCTAATACTACGCTTTGTACttcaatatttctttcacTTTGAGCATTTTGATTTTTAAGTCTAGTATTTAAACTTGTATAGTTCTTCACTATTATATCCAGCAGCCatctatataatttatttatatttagtaaaaattaaattttatataatcaaCATAGAATAAAAAGCTAACTACGTACTTGTATCCATTTTTAATACCTATAGTATTATCTTTTGACTGATCTCCTTTCCAAATACATGAACATATTTCTACTCTTGTGGGACATTTCATAGTATTAGCAGCATGTTCTATGTCTAAGTTTTCAACGAGATCTAATTCATCAATAGCTCCGTTTATATCCTGTTTGTTTGCAAGcctattatgaaatataatgaAGAATATACACGAAAATCTTACTAAGTTAAatgtatattacatatatgtatttttagtgTAGTTAAGTGGTGCATATTATATCTACAAATGGTACTCCGTGCATGAACAACAATGCAAGTATAAGCAatacatttaattttcttacaaCAACAATGGCTTTCCTGAAATATATTCATGTGAAATTAATTCACCAAATACAACTTTATTTTCTGTAAGACGGGAAATATCACTAGCATCCACCACATATATAAGACCATGTATCTAAAAGATGGAAAACGGAAAGACAGGTTTCAAACAATATTATTAAGGATAGAAATAAAAGGATTATCTATATCCTAACTGCAATTGTAGCTAACGAAAGTGttatacatttattaattacttacACCATTATAGTATTTTGGCCATAAAGATCTGATTTGAGAGCTTCCACCAAcatcataaatttttacagtgtatgatttatattttaaagatactACATGGAACCCTATCGTAGGTAAAGTGGTTTTATCTGaatctaataaaaaatatataaatgatgTACTATTTAACtttttggaaaaataataaattaaggaaattaaaatcgcaaattaaaaagatatttggaAAGTCAGTTATAATTGTCAGCAAAAGTAagataaacaatttttttagcAAAATACACATATGTATGATACCTCCACTGATGCAGTTCAAAATCGAAGTTTTTCCCGCATTATCAAGACCCACAATAAGCAAGATAATACTCctaaaaattatatcattattaaatacatattttctcatcagtatgagtgttttgatataTTAATTCATTACTTTTCAGCacatttcttcttttgtaaCTTTTGCAATACGCTTCGCATACAATTACCCATTatagtaaatttatttaatgttGTATTTGGAAATCAATTTGTGTCATGTTGTATCATAcatttctatatttaagaaatacgCTTAAATATAATAGGAAAAGAAAGACcatttaacaatcattgcacCAATTGCACGTCAAACGCACCAATTAACTATAGTTTCGTCAATGTAATAAAATGTAGCTTCATATAATCTAATGTTACATAAAGAGAGCTGTTATAAAACATTCATAATTCATTTATCTCTTAATTTACATATATGATACAaagaaactataaaatatcattcaatgcaatattatataaaaaatctattatataaaaaagttACATCAATTGCTACAAAGTTGAACATAAATTCAAGTATGAATTGTATTAaagataaaacaaatttttaaaattctatcaacattttcaaaattatatttttatgtgaCGCAATAGTTACTTAATGACATTTTATCAGTTTACTTCTTTTCAGTCTCTTTCTATGTTCCTTTCATACTTCGTgacatttcatattttctttccAAATTTTCACTCTAATTACGcgcttaaaaatataaaaaaaaatttgtttgaaaatatataagaaaGCAGTTCAATATCAAACATCCAATAAAacgtatttaataaataataggcAGAAAACTCGTGTCATTTAATCTATAATTTATCTCTCATAACATCCGTTAAATGTCAGAAGTCCCAGCCAGAATACTTTGAAAACagtacaaatatattataccttgtcacataaattaaaatacacgtcacatatttaattataagtaatacgtacattatttgtatttaaattaattattaagtaTTAATAACCATGAATGACCATTTTTTGTCAACTAAGGTGGGTTTCATTGGTGGTGGAAATATGGCCAGTGCTATTGGTGCTGGTTTAATTCGTAAAGGTAATTGaatgttataataataatgatcaCAATCTTAAtagttaattataattaatttggaataacatcattaattttttgttatagGTATTTTAGATCCAAACAACGTATGGGTTTCTGCTCGTACTTCTAAAACTCTAAGCTTTTGGAACGACTTAGGTGCCCATGCTACTTTAAAAAATGGAGAAGTAGTGGATAATTGTGAAATCATATTTTTAGCTATGAAGCCTCAAATGCTTGATGATGCACTTAAATGTACCAAAGAAACAATGACAGTACATCATCACTATAAACTTTTTGTTTCAGTTCTTGTAGGAGTTACATTAGAGACTTTATCTAATGTAAAAATCATTATTATCAACACTACAAAGAATCTATGTTCATAGAAACAAATTATAAAGTTGATTTCATATTTCCAGAAACTCAAATCTATTGTTAGTCATCCTAGAATAATTAGATGTATGCCTAACACTCCAATGATGGTTGGAGAAGGAATAACAGGTAAAAGAAAACATTGGCatcatgtatataattaataagagTGTAATCttcttatattttcatatttcaatgatatatatagtatattgtTCTGTGAATGCAACGGATCAAGATGAAATGATGGTAGAAGAATTATTGTCATATATTGGTGTAACTGAACATGTTCCTCAGTCTCTTATGAATGCTATAGGTGCTCTTTCGGGATCTAGTCCTGCTTATGTAAATATGTCCGCtattgtatatgtatttacCAATTTTTTAAAGCCAAACATTAAGCTTAAACAAAATTTCCAGGCATATCTTGTTATAGAAGCATTAGCAGATGGTGCTGTAAAAATGGGCGTTCCAAGACCTATGGCAACTAAATTTGCAGCTCAAGTATTGGTTGGAGCTGGTAAAATGGTGTTAGAAACAGGCAAACATCCTGGTCAGTTAAAGGATGAGGTATGTTCTCCAGGAGGTACAACTATTGCAGGCATTCATGCTATGGAATGTGGGCAAGTCAGGTAAACTATGCatgaaattattatgtatattaatataatgtataatattaccaattatatttatagagCTTCTATGATGAATGCAATTGAAGCTGCAGTAAAGAGGGCAAATGAACTAACGTCCTTAACGTCCATAACACAATAAAGTTCAACATaaagaaatgtataaaata
Encoded proteins:
- the LOC126867898 gene encoding ADP-ribosylation factor-like protein 13B encodes the protein MGNCMRSVLQKLQKKKCAEKSIILLIVGLDNAGKTSILNCISGDSDKTTLPTIGFHVVSLKYKSYTVKIYDVGGSSQIRSLWPKYYNGIHGLIYVVDASDISRLTENKVVFGELISHEYISGKPLLLLANKQDINGAIDELDLVENLDIEHAANTMKCPTRVEICSCIWKGDQSKDNTIGIKNGYKWLLDIIVKNYTSLNTRLKNQNAQSERNIEVQSVVLDSPSRLSVHSNPFKPIKELVLKREDAQAPSVSQNGIVANGKKLKKMFTYRNKTAPLTTEESVTEIKDMSETVKFTQNTLESQQNVQTLPPILNPVTLDTYSRAVRSKNNRPYTAPEHSHFINKITVINIPRQVT
- the LOC126867915 gene encoding uncharacterized protein LOC126867915 isoform X1, whose product is MNDHFLSTKVGFIGGGNMASAIGAGLIRKGILDPNNVWVSARTSKTLSFWNDLGAHATLKNGEVVDNCEIIFLAMKPQMLDDALKCTKETMTVHHHYKLFVSVLVGVTLETLSNKLKSIVSHPRIIRCMPNTPMMVGEGITVYCSVNATDQDEMMVEELLSYIGVTEHVPQSLMNAIGALSGSSPAYAYLVIEALADGAVKMGVPRPMATKFAAQVLVGAGKMVLETGKHPGQLKDEVCSPGGTTIAGIHAMECGQVRASMMNAIEAAVKRANELTSLTSITQ
- the LOC126867915 gene encoding pyrroline-5-carboxylate reductase 2-like isoform X2 — its product is MASAIGAGLIRKGILDPNNVWVSARTSKTLSFWNDLGAHATLKNGEVVDNCEIIFLAMKPQMLDDALKCTKETMTVHHHYKLFVSVLVGVTLETLSNKLKSIVSHPRIIRCMPNTPMMVGEGITVYCSVNATDQDEMMVEELLSYIGVTEHVPQSLMNAIGALSGSSPAYAYLVIEALADGAVKMGVPRPMATKFAAQVLVGAGKMVLETGKHPGQLKDEVCSPGGTTIAGIHAMECGQVRASMMNAIEAAVKRANELTSLTSITQ